The nucleotide window CAAAAAATAAAGCATACAAAAGCAGTGCCGCATATGGAACGCCAGGAAGCAGCACAACATTAGAAATGACATGGGTGAATAAACCTAAAATTATAGATAGTGCGGAATTAGATAAAATATGGAATAAACTTTCTGTTGAAGAAAAGAAAAAATTTGGAGACCATAAAAATACATACGCTTGCGCTCTTGGATATGACGCAAAGTATTGTGATGTTGGGAATTATATGGTTGTATTTAATAGAAGTAACATAGCAGTAAAGGAATTTTAGTAATTAACATTGAAGACCATTTAAAAAATTTCCTTCGAAACTGTAACCAAGATATTCAAGGTCTGGCGCAAGTTTACAGGCGAAACCTTTTTCGTCATCAATTACAAAAAAAGTGTTTGCATAAAACAAGACATCTAGTTTTAAAATATCACACCATACCGCACATTTTTTTTGCGTCTTTGCAAATTCATAAGCTTCTTCTTCTGTCTCGAATTTTTTGACATATTTCTCATTTTGAAGAGCTTTTTCTACAATTTTTCTTCTTTGTTTTGCAAAATTAGGATTACCCTCTACATTCATTTTTGAAGATTCATAGGTATACTTTGCAACTTCTTGCAAGTAATCGGGAATTTTTAACATCTATTAACCTCATCTTGTTTAATCATCGTTTTTAATTGTTTCCAAAATGGATTTCGTTATCCAATCAGATATCGAAATCCAAATGGCGTTCAGTAGAAGCAATATAACAATTTCAAGAATTCACTCCTCTTTTAATTCAAGTTCACCGAGGATAAATTTCACAGCTTTTTCGGCTCGCGTGCATGCGCTGGTGAAATCTTTTTTGTTGTCGGTGAGATGTTTCAGCCATCCGGAAATATACGCCGAGGATTGACGCTTGCGAGTTTCCGTATTCATTCCGCAGAGGTTTTGCAGGTAGCAGCTTCCAATTTCTGCAACCAGTTCTTCACGGCTGTAATCACCATCGGAATCGCGTTCGTCTTCTTTGAACCGCTTCAATTCAACGCCAGTCGAGTGGACAAGTTCGTGAAATAATACCGCGTAATAAGCTTCGGTAGATTCGAAACGATTCATCGGCGGTTGGATTGAACATAAACGATTTTTAATTTTTAGCGAAGAGATTTTGCGTTCCAGATTTGCTCAAAAATTTTTAAAAAAGTGGAGTTGTTAGAAACAGCGTGTCATTCTGAGCGAAGCGATATATGAAACTTGGAACTTTAGTTCCTTAGTTGAATAAGCCCTTTGGGGTAGAATCTAGCGTTTTTTTTTCGCAATGAGAACAGCTAGATCCTTCACTGCACTGCGTTTCGTTCAGGATGACAGGGGGGCATTGCGAAAGGATGACAACCGCCGTGTCATTCTGAGCGAAGCGATATATGAAACTTGGAACTTTAGTTCCTTAGTTGAATTAAGCCCTTTGGGGTAGAATCTAGCAGTAATTTTCAGAGTCAAGATAATGCCCCAAATTTTCAAACGGATAAATTCTGCAACAAAATAAAGCTCCAAATTTTCAAACGGCCAAATTTTGCATCAAAATAAAGCTCCAAATTTTTAAATGGCCAAATTTTGCATCAAAATAAAGCTCCAAATTTTCAAACGGTCAAATTTTGCATCAAAATAAAGCTCCAAATTTTCAAACGGTCAAATTTTGCGTCAAAATAATGCTCTAAATTTTCAAACGGTCAAATTTTGCATCAAAATAAAGCTCCAAATTTTCAAATGGTCAAATTTTGCATCAAAATAAAGTTCCAAATTTTCAAACGGTCAAATTCAGAATTCAAAAGTTTCGCGCGAGAACTTTACAAATTATTTGTTTTAGAAATTCGCGATTTCCCCGTGCGCCTACGGCGCGCCATCATTTCCAATTGTGCATTGGCTTACGCCCATTACGCTGCGGCTCGGTCATAAAAATGAGCAAGCTCATTTTTGCGACTCTCACCTTGCTATAATTGTTAATTGTTAATTATGCATTGTTTTTCAACTCCTAATTCCTCATTAAAAAATAGCCAACGCGACGGAAGTTTTTTATTTTTACGCCGGCAAAAACAAGGACTTATTTATGCTCAAGTTTTTAAAATTTGTCAGCCGATTTTTATCCACTCACACTTCGATATTTGTCATCTTCTGCGCTATTTTTGCATTCATTTTCCCGCCCGCATTTTCTTGGGTGCACGGAAACACATCCACCGTTA belongs to Hallerella porci and includes:
- a CDS encoding zincin-like metallopeptidase domain-containing protein yields the protein MNRFESTEAYYAVLFHELVHSTGVELKRFKEDERDSDGDYSREELVAEIGSCYLQNLCGMNTETRKRQSSAYISGWLKHLTDNKKDFTSACTRAEKAVKFILGELELKEE